The following proteins are co-located in the Primulina tabacum isolate GXHZ01 chromosome 11, ASM2559414v2, whole genome shotgun sequence genome:
- the LOC142519488 gene encoding homeobox protein knotted-1-like LET6 isoform X1, which translates to MEGGEGSGNMNTHFMAFGESANEFCPIMMMPQVASTGPHGDCSQTIYLPLPSTNQQHLNLNSSSGGGCSMMLAEHNNNTNTGHYFMESDGDAGSCSVKSKIMAHPHYPRLLAAYVNCQKIGAPPEVIAKLEEACASATAIGRNDRSSVGEDPALDQFMEAYCEMLTKYEQELSKPFKEAMLFLSRIECQFKALSFSLSDSGACGDAVDRNGSSEEEFVVNNSFIDPQAEDIELKGQLLRKYSGYLGNLKQEFMKKRKKGKLPKEARQQLLDWWSRHYKWPYPSESQKLALAESTGLDQKQINNWFINQRKRHWKPSEDMQFVVMDAAHPHYYMDNIMGNPFPMDISPSFL; encoded by the exons ATGGAGGGTGGTGAGGGCTCAGGTAACATGAACACTCATTTCATGGCTTTTGGAGAAAGCGCAAATGAGTTTTGTCCCATAATGATGATGCCTCAGGTGGCTTCCACTGGCCCTCATGGGGACTGCAGCCAAACCATATATCTACCTCTTCCATCCACAAATCAACAACACCTCAATCTCAACAGCAGCTCCGGCGGCGGCTGTTCTATGATGCTTGCAGAACATAACAATAATACGAATACTGGGCATTATTTCATGGAAAGCGACGGAGATGCTGGCAGCTGCTCCGTCAAGTCAAAGATAATGGCTCATCCACACTACCCTCGCCTCTTGGCTGCCTATGTTAATTGTCAAAag ATAGGAGCGCCACCTGAGGTGATCGCGAAGCTCGAGGAAGCTTGTGCGTCCGCCACCGCGATAGGCCGCAACGACAGAAGCTCCGTCGGAGAAGATCCAGCACTTGACCAATTCATGGAGGCCTACTGTGAAATGCTGACGAAGTATGAGCAAGAACTCTCGAAACCCTTCAAAGAAGCCATGCTCTTCCTTTCGAGGATTGAGTGCCAGTTCAAAGCCCTTAGTTTCTCTCTCTCTGATTCTGGTG CTTGTGGCGATGCAGTGGACAGAAATGGTTCGTCCGAAGAAGAATTCGTCGTGAATAACAGTTTCATTGACCCCCAAGCAGAAGATATCGAACTGAAAGGTCAGCTCTTGCGGAAATATAGTGGATACTTGGGCAACCTGAAACAAGAATTCATGAAGAAACGAAAGAAAGGCAAGCTGCCTAAAGAAGCAAGGCAGCAGTTACTAGACTGGTGGAGCAGACATTACAAATGGCCTTATCCATCT GAATCTCAGAAACTAGCCCTAGCCGAATCAACAGGCCTGGACCAGAAGCAAATAAACAACTGGTTTATCAACCAAAGGAAACGCCATTGGAAACCGTCGGAGGATATGCAGTTCGTGGTTATGGACGCCGCTCATCCTCACTACTACATGGACAATATTATGGGCAATCCGTTCCCAATGGACATTTCCCCATCGTTTCTTTAA
- the LOC142519488 gene encoding homeobox protein SBH1-like isoform X2: MEGGEGSGNMNTHFMAFGESANEFCPIMMMPQVASTGPHGDCSQTIYLPLPSTNQQHLNLNSSSGGGCSMMLAEHNNNTNTGHYFMESDGDAGSCSVKSKIMAHPHYPRLLAAYVNCQKIGAPPEVIAKLEEACASATAIGRNDRSSVGEDPALDQFMEAYCEMLTKYEQELSKPFKEAMLFLSRIECQFKALSFSLSDSACGDAVDRNGSSEEEFVVNNSFIDPQAEDIELKGQLLRKYSGYLGNLKQEFMKKRKKGKLPKEARQQLLDWWSRHYKWPYPSESQKLALAESTGLDQKQINNWFINQRKRHWKPSEDMQFVVMDAAHPHYYMDNIMGNPFPMDISPSFL; the protein is encoded by the exons ATGGAGGGTGGTGAGGGCTCAGGTAACATGAACACTCATTTCATGGCTTTTGGAGAAAGCGCAAATGAGTTTTGTCCCATAATGATGATGCCTCAGGTGGCTTCCACTGGCCCTCATGGGGACTGCAGCCAAACCATATATCTACCTCTTCCATCCACAAATCAACAACACCTCAATCTCAACAGCAGCTCCGGCGGCGGCTGTTCTATGATGCTTGCAGAACATAACAATAATACGAATACTGGGCATTATTTCATGGAAAGCGACGGAGATGCTGGCAGCTGCTCCGTCAAGTCAAAGATAATGGCTCATCCACACTACCCTCGCCTCTTGGCTGCCTATGTTAATTGTCAAAag ATAGGAGCGCCACCTGAGGTGATCGCGAAGCTCGAGGAAGCTTGTGCGTCCGCCACCGCGATAGGCCGCAACGACAGAAGCTCCGTCGGAGAAGATCCAGCACTTGACCAATTCATGGAGGCCTACTGTGAAATGCTGACGAAGTATGAGCAAGAACTCTCGAAACCCTTCAAAGAAGCCATGCTCTTCCTTTCGAGGATTGAGTGCCAGTTCAAAGCCCTTAGTTTCTCTCTCTCTGATTCTG CTTGTGGCGATGCAGTGGACAGAAATGGTTCGTCCGAAGAAGAATTCGTCGTGAATAACAGTTTCATTGACCCCCAAGCAGAAGATATCGAACTGAAAGGTCAGCTCTTGCGGAAATATAGTGGATACTTGGGCAACCTGAAACAAGAATTCATGAAGAAACGAAAGAAAGGCAAGCTGCCTAAAGAAGCAAGGCAGCAGTTACTAGACTGGTGGAGCAGACATTACAAATGGCCTTATCCATCT GAATCTCAGAAACTAGCCCTAGCCGAATCAACAGGCCTGGACCAGAAGCAAATAAACAACTGGTTTATCAACCAAAGGAAACGCCATTGGAAACCGTCGGAGGATATGCAGTTCGTGGTTATGGACGCCGCTCATCCTCACTACTACATGGACAATATTATGGGCAATCCGTTCCCAATGGACATTTCCCCATCGTTTCTTTAA
- the LOC142518165 gene encoding uncharacterized protein LOC142518165, protein MGEPETLPQILSSRSSGRRRSTDSNSPEFEFCMLRNPSSPQPNILSADELFSDGFLLPLQLLNLSDDPTPPHTMSAPPEATGSDKFQENRASILIESAELSVNPSFTSSKRWMDIFKKGEKKSSRLFNGVNADDSSKGKDIKSNSKEKKREKKNGVGSSKGVSAAELNINIWPFSRSISAGNSAARPRSSAATRKVSSAPCSRSNSRGESKSRKWPSSPNRAGVHLGRSSPVWQVRRGGSGRRSATFVKNPQKGIGKNGNDSCRRTPPAESVGGRSNKARVLSLNVPMCIGYRQQLSCRSYENSAVAVSTALTGGNVGGDGVRGGYLFNIRSLFSKKVY, encoded by the coding sequence ATGGGAGAACCAGAGACccttcctcaaattctttcaTCACGTAGCAGTGGAAGAAGACGAAGCACCGATTCTAACTCACCTGAATTCGAGTTTTGTATGCTTCGGAACCCATCTTCTCCTCAGCCAAATATCCTCTCTGCCGATGAGCTCTTCTCCGACGGTTTCCTCCTCCCCCTGCAACTCCTCAACCTATCCGATGACCCTACCCCTCCGCATACGATGAGTGCTCCCCCTGAAGCAACCGGATCGGATAAATTCCAGGAGAATCGAGCTTCGATATTAATTGAATCGGCTGAGCTGTCAGTCAATCCTTCGTTCACTTCCTCAAAGCGTTGGATGGATATTTTTAAGAAAGGCGAAAAGAAAAGCTCGCGTTTATTCAATGGCGTGAATGCAGATGATAGTAGTAAAGGCAAGGATATTAAAAGTAACAGTAAAGAGAAGAAGCGAGAGAAGAAGAACGGTGTTGGTTCGAGCAAAGGAGTAAGCGCCGCGGAGTTGAATATAAACATATGGCCATTCTCGAGGAGTATATCTGCCGGAAACAGCGCAGCTCGCCCACGATCGTCGGCCGCAACTAGGAAAGTGAGTAGCGCACCGTGCTCTAGGAGCAACTCGCGGGGTGAGTCAAAGTCCAGGAAATGGCCTAGCAGCCCGAATAGAGCCGGAGTTCACTTGGGAAGAAGCAGTCCTGTTTGGCAGGTTCGCCGCGGCGGAAGTGGGCGGAGGTCGGCTACCTTCGTAAAGAATCCTCAAAAGGGCATCGGCAAAAATGGGAATGACAGCTGTCGGAGAACACCCCCTGCTGAATCCGTCGGTGGACGTTCTAATAAAGCTAGAGTTTTGAGTTTAAACGTCCCCATGTGCATTGGCTACCGACAGCAATTGAGCTGTAGAAGTTATGAAAATAGCGCCGTCGCTGTTTCCACCGCGCTTACTGGTGGTAATGTCGGCGGCGATGGAGTCCGTGGCGGTTATTTATTCAACATCCGTAGTCTATTTTCCAAAAAAGTATATTAA